Proteins from a single region of Lysobacterales bacterium:
- a CDS encoding MerC domain-containing protein: MKPADRPLLLNRLADRVGMSAAWLCALHCALWPVALAALPAAGLAAWDGWEAGFVAFAAVLGIASLATGWRRHRIATAFWFLVPGLALLAFAVLRHGHEGSVIVHAVLMTAGGVLVGVAHLVNLRLGHGHVHDATCGHLAAHHDHAHHEAPAADLAADPHAA, translated from the coding sequence ATGAAGCCCGCCGACCGCCCCCTGCTGCTGAACCGCCTGGCCGACCGCGTCGGCATGAGCGCCGCCTGGCTGTGCGCCCTGCACTGCGCCCTGTGGCCGGTCGCCCTGGCCGCGCTGCCGGCCGCCGGCCTGGCCGCCTGGGATGGCTGGGAGGCCGGTTTCGTGGCCTTCGCCGCGGTGCTGGGCATCGCCAGCCTGGCCACCGGCTGGCGCCGCCACCGGATCGCCACCGCGTTCTGGTTCCTGGTGCCCGGCCTGGCCCTGCTGGCCTTCGCCGTGCTGCGCCATGGCCATGAAGGCAGCGTGATCGTTCACGCCGTGCTGATGACCGCCGGCGGCGTCCTGGTCGGCGTCGCCCACCTGGTCAACCTGCGCCTGGGCCATGGCCACGTCCACGACGCCACCTGCGGCCACCTGGCCGCGCACCACGACCACGCCCATCACGAGGCCCCGGCCGCCGACCTGGCCGCCGATCCGCACGCCGCCTGA